The following are encoded together in the Parabacteroides chongii genome:
- a CDS encoding MFS transporter: MTQYRWTICAMLFFATTVNYLDRQVLSLTWDEFIKPEFHWNESHYGTITSVFSIVYAICMLFAGRFIDWMGTKKGYLWSIGVWSAGACLHALCGVVTEHYVGMNSAAELIAATGDVVVVLATVSMYCFLVARCVLALGEAGNFPAAIKVTAEYFPKKDRAYATSIFNAGASIGALIAPLTIPPLAKWLGWEMAFIVIGALGFVWMGMWVFMYTSPAKSKHVNAAELAYIEQDKHEEGVAPELPEDQQKKIGFWQCFTFKQTWAFVVGKFMTDGVWWFFLFWTPSYLNTQFGIKTSDPLGMALIFTLYAVTMLSIYGGKLPTIFINRTGMNPYAARMKAMLIFAFFPLVVLLAQPLGTISPWFPVILIGIGGAAHQSWSANIFSTVGDMFPKSAIASITGIGGMAGGVGSMILQKVAGNLFVYADETHMTFMGFEGKPAGYFIIFCVCSVAYLIGWVAMKALVPKYKVITLD; the protein is encoded by the coding sequence ATGACCCAGTACAGATGGACAATCTGTGCGATGTTGTTTTTCGCAACGACAGTAAATTATCTCGACCGTCAGGTCTTATCACTAACCTGGGATGAATTTATCAAACCCGAATTTCATTGGAATGAATCCCATTACGGAACGATCACTTCTGTATTCTCTATTGTATATGCTATTTGTATGTTGTTTGCCGGTCGCTTTATCGACTGGATGGGTACGAAGAAAGGATATCTTTGGTCAATTGGTGTCTGGTCGGCTGGTGCTTGTTTGCATGCTTTGTGTGGTGTTGTAACAGAACATTATGTAGGTATGAACAGTGCTGCCGAATTGATTGCTGCAACAGGTGATGTAGTGGTTGTTTTGGCTACTGTCAGTATGTATTGCTTCCTGGTTGCCCGCTGTGTGCTGGCATTAGGAGAGGCAGGTAACTTCCCGGCAGCTATTAAGGTAACAGCCGAGTATTTTCCGAAAAAAGACCGTGCCTATGCGACATCTATATTTAATGCCGGTGCCTCTATCGGTGCTTTGATCGCTCCGCTGACTATTCCGCCGTTGGCTAAATGGCTGGGTTGGGAGATGGCGTTTATCGTAATTGGTGCGTTGGGCTTTGTTTGGATGGGGATGTGGGTATTTATGTACACTTCGCCAGCCAAAAGTAAACATGTAAATGCTGCTGAACTCGCTTATATTGAGCAGGATAAACACGAAGAGGGTGTAGCTCCGGAATTGCCGGAAGACCAGCAGAAGAAAATAGGTTTTTGGCAGTGTTTTACTTTTAAACAGACTTGGGCATTCGTTGTCGGTAAATTCATGACAGACGGTGTATGGTGGTTCTTCTTGTTTTGGACTCCTTCTTATTTGAATACACAATTCGGGATCAAAACTTCAGATCCGTTGGGCATGGCACTTATCTTTACTTTATATGCCGTGACAATGCTCTCTATTTACGGTGGTAAACTGCCGACTATATTTATCAACCGTACAGGTATGAACCCGTATGCAGCCCGTATGAAAGCGATGTTGATCTTTGCTTTCTTCCCGCTCGTTGTATTGCTGGCGCAACCGCTGGGTACGATCTCTCCCTGGTTCCCGGTTATATTGATCGGTATCGGTGGTGCAGCTCATCAGTCCTGGTCTGCTAACATTTTCTCTACGGTAGGCGATATGTTCCCGAAATCAGCGATTGCGAGTATTACCGGTATCGGTGGTATGGCTGGCGGTGTAGGTTCGATGATCCTGCAAAAAGTGGCGGGTAACCTGTTTGTTTATGCGGATGAGACTCATATGACGTTTATGGGATTCGAAGGGAAACCAGCGGGATATTTCATTATCTTCTGCGTATGTTCGGTCGCTTATCTGATCGGATGGGTAGCAATGAAGGCTTTGGTACCGAAATATAAAGTGATTACATTGGACTAA
- a CDS encoding DUF6051 family protein, whose amino-acid sequence MDISLRTQQLNSLFSYDKKARLEESRLEITPFRFTQTIGASEINEFQKELATTEFCSVTDDHIQENKIFNYTVFAPSGKEKRDKAIILLHGLNERTWEKYLTWAEYLTESTGKPVILFPIAFHMNRTPGSWCNPRTVLPWVGKRKQEINNLVNSTFANVALSSRLSINPLRFYASGRESVYNLWQLVYEIKSGRHPLFKEDTSINLFAYSIGALLSQVLLLSNPEKMFNDTRLFMFCGGSIFSEMDGNARDIMDQEAFDSLQRFYRHDFLENRSLPTSFKNDFLEQAFKAMIRPDVLQEYRESFFQKACHRIQAISLKKDVVMPTGGVIKALGKASGKILEELDFPFPYSHQIPFPFRSKTDQTLVNQEFNSIFSKAAAFL is encoded by the coding sequence ATGGATATCTCACTTCGCACACAACAACTAAACAGCCTTTTTTCGTACGATAAAAAGGCACGCCTGGAAGAGAGCCGTCTGGAAATAACTCCCTTTCGTTTTACGCAGACAATAGGTGCCAGCGAAATAAACGAATTCCAAAAGGAGCTTGCCACGACCGAATTCTGTTCCGTCACCGACGACCATATCCAGGAAAATAAAATATTTAATTATACGGTTTTTGCCCCTTCCGGAAAAGAGAAGCGCGACAAAGCCATCATTCTCCTGCACGGATTGAACGAACGAACCTGGGAAAAATACCTGACCTGGGCCGAATACCTGACCGAGTCGACCGGAAAGCCGGTCATACTTTTCCCGATCGCTTTCCATATGAACCGGACACCGGGCAGCTGGTGCAATCCGCGAACTGTATTACCCTGGGTCGGCAAACGGAAACAGGAAATAAACAACCTGGTCAACTCCACCTTTGCCAATGTGGCATTAAGCAGTCGGCTGTCAATAAACCCGTTGCGCTTCTATGCCTCGGGACGGGAATCGGTGTATAACCTCTGGCAACTGGTATACGAAATCAAAAGCGGCAGACATCCTCTGTTCAAAGAAGATACGTCCATCAATCTGTTTGCCTACTCGATCGGAGCATTGCTGTCGCAGGTATTATTATTGAGTAATCCGGAGAAAATGTTCAACGACACCCGCCTGTTCATGTTCTGCGGCGGTTCCATATTCAGCGAGATGGATGGAAATGCACGCGACATCATGGATCAGGAGGCATTCGACAGCCTGCAGCGTTTTTACCGCCATGACTTCCTGGAAAACCGTTCTTTACCGACTTCGTTTAAGAATGATTTCCTCGAACAGGCTTTCAAAGCCATGATCCGTCCGGATGTGCTACAGGAATACCGCGAATCCTTTTTCCAGAAAGCATGTCACCGGATCCAGGCGATCTCACTGAAGAAAGATGTCGTCATGCCGACCGGCGGAGTGATCAAAGCATTGGGCAAAGCATCCGGCAAGATACTGGAAGAACTGGATTTTCCTTTCCCCTATTCACATCAGATACCGTTCCCGTTCCGGTCAAAGACCGACCAGACACTCGTAAACCAGGAATTCAACAGTATATTCAGCAAAGCGGCGGCATTCCTGTAA
- a CDS encoding LytR/AlgR family response regulator transcription factor, translating to MLGHKIPAYIYEKSNIVRLVLLTALFALVFINIYKPFSSSNWYPVSEFKFFVFSSLIILTGVLVVVISRIVMYYWGRKHVVSVGGYSLWILLEIFFMSLFYTIYTLVLNPEREYLSVFKESAINTSLVLLLPYSALHLYFSYQEKERQLRLLEEDRAEAANKLSVFSFYDEKHELRLSVKRTNLLYIESADNYVCIWYLNKGVLTKFMLRNSLKAIEESLAETNVLRCHRSYMVNFDQVKVIRREKDGVYLELGVEKVPDIPISKTYSEKVTHWFMTYSS from the coding sequence ATGCTCGGTCATAAAATACCCGCTTATATTTATGAGAAGTCGAACATCGTTCGCCTGGTTCTGCTGACGGCACTTTTCGCTTTGGTGTTTATCAATATTTATAAGCCGTTCAGTTCGTCTAACTGGTATCCGGTTTCAGAGTTTAAATTTTTTGTTTTTTCCAGCCTGATAATCCTTACCGGTGTACTGGTGGTGGTAATCAGCCGGATCGTAATGTATTATTGGGGGAGGAAACATGTTGTTTCGGTAGGCGGATATTCGCTGTGGATCCTGCTGGAGATATTTTTTATGTCTCTGTTTTATACGATTTATACGCTGGTATTGAATCCGGAACGTGAATATTTGAGTGTATTCAAAGAGTCGGCTATCAATACGAGTCTGGTATTGCTGTTGCCTTATTCGGCTTTGCATCTTTATTTTTCTTATCAGGAGAAAGAACGGCAATTGAGGTTGCTGGAAGAAGACAGGGCGGAAGCTGCCAACAAATTATCAGTATTCTCTTTCTATGACGAGAAGCACGAATTGCGTTTGTCGGTGAAGCGGACAAATCTTTTATATATTGAATCTGCTGATAACTATGTCTGTATCTGGTACCTGAATAAAGGAGTGTTGACAAAGTTCATGCTTCGCAATTCGTTGAAGGCGATCGAGGAGAGCCTGGCGGAAACAAATGTGTTACGCTGCCATCGTTCCTATATGGTCAATTTCGACCAGGTTAAAGTGATCCGTCGTGAAAAAGATGGCGTTTATCTGGAATTAGGGGTAGAGAAAGTCCCGGATATCCCGATCTCGAAGACCTATAGCGAGAAAGTTACGCATTGGTTTATGACCTATTCCTCATGA